A window of the Vigna angularis cultivar LongXiaoDou No.4 chromosome 3, ASM1680809v1, whole genome shotgun sequence genome harbors these coding sequences:
- the LOC108326007 gene encoding uncharacterized protein LOC108326007 isoform X3 has product MEKFPESSSKGTKRRRDEDSDAGNTSSLEDDLTFTDTSVALRIMRAQFPHIQKGSVEPFILKSQLYSSVKDRTQVDRELESLRRDKVLRLFKLNTGQDDHAVMFLDDYLNQCSLLSLGGKVKDSHISVLINAGVLDGLVTKPSQSHMVVMVEQQHWLSQWAPIETHERLDAPCYPRKYQSISHFSNLLNNFIWTILSRTKFLVSSLGQLLQFVWLYLQIHNIPNLILHSFSIFFSMLLHPILGLHQTRQLIDPNMYWFSIPNIGSHLKGIVQGRKEIISLLSRRRYKEMMLSSLEKKRLRTSPLDVRFHLRDLIGSGHLRTDQAPTGLIIRVSKD; this is encoded by the exons ATGGAGAAATTTCCAGAATCTTCATCGAAAGGGACAAAACGCCGTCGAGATGAAGATTCCGACGCCGGAAATACATCCTCACTCG AGGACGATCTTACGTTCACCGATACGTCGGTTGCGCTTCGAATCATGCGAGCTCAGTTTCCCCACATTCAAAAG GGTTCGGTGGAGCCTTTTATATTGAAGTCACAATTGTATAGCAGTGTGAAGGACAGAACGCAAGTGGATAGGGAATTAGAG TCTCTGAGGAGGGACAAAGTTTTGCgtcttttcaaattaaatactGGACAGGACGATCATGCCGTAATGTTTTTGGATGACTACCTTAACCAG TGCTCACTCTTGTCACTCGGGGGAAAGGTGAAGGACAGTCACATCTCTGTTCTAATTAATGCTGGCGTCCTT GATGGACTTGTAACTAAACCTTCTCAGTCACATATGGTGGTAATGGTTGAACAACAACATTGGCTATCACAATGGGCTCCAATAGAGACACATGAAAGACTGGATGCACCCTGCTATCCTCGGAAATATCAATCTATAAGCCACTTCTCTAATCTTCTCAATAATTTCATATGGACCATACTATCTCGGACTAAGTTTCTGGTTAGTTCCCTTGGCCAACTTCTTCAATTTGTATGGTTGTATCTTCAAATACACAACATCCCCAACCTTATACTCCactccttttctatttttttcagCATGTTGCTTCATCCGATTTTGGGACTGCACCAG ACTAGGCAACTTATTGATCCAAACATGTATTGGTTTTCAATTCCAAACATTGGCTCTCATCTCAAGGGTATTGTTCAG GGAAGAAAGGAAATTATTTCTCTTCTCAGCCGTCGTAGATATAAAGAGATGATGTTGTCCTCTTTGGAAAAGAAGCGTCTTCGAACGTCTCCACTTGATGTGAGATTTCATCTTCGTGATTTGATTGGTTCAGGTCATCTCAGAACTGACCAGGCTCCAACTGGTTTAATCATTAGAGTCTCAAAAGATTAG
- the LOC108326007 gene encoding uncharacterized protein LOC108326007 isoform X2 — MEKFPESSSKGTKRRRDEDSDAGNTSSLEDDLTFTDTSVALRIMRAQFPHIQKGSVEPFILKSQLYSSVKDRTQVDRELESLRRDKVLRLFKLNTGQDDHAVMFLDDYLNQIDRVVKRMEGKKVEEYEVFGWLKTHVLDSKLETGIEHQELCSLLSLGGKVKDSHISVLINAGVLDGLVTKPSQSHMVVMVEQQHWLSQWAPIETHERLDAPCYPRKYQSISHFSNLLNNFIWTILSRTKFLVSSLGQLLQFVWLYLQIHNIPNLILHSFSIFFSMLLHPILGLHQGRKEIISLLSRRRYKEMMLSSLEKKRLRTSPLDVRFHLRDLIGSGHLRTDQAPTGLIIRVSKD, encoded by the exons ATGGAGAAATTTCCAGAATCTTCATCGAAAGGGACAAAACGCCGTCGAGATGAAGATTCCGACGCCGGAAATACATCCTCACTCG AGGACGATCTTACGTTCACCGATACGTCGGTTGCGCTTCGAATCATGCGAGCTCAGTTTCCCCACATTCAAAAG GGTTCGGTGGAGCCTTTTATATTGAAGTCACAATTGTATAGCAGTGTGAAGGACAGAACGCAAGTGGATAGGGAATTAGAG TCTCTGAGGAGGGACAAAGTTTTGCgtcttttcaaattaaatactGGACAGGACGATCATGCCGTAATGTTTTTGGATGACTACCTTAACCAG ATAGATCGTGTTGTGAAAAGAATGGAAGGAAAGAAAGTAGAGGAATATGAAGTTTTTGGGTGGTTGAAGACTCATGTTCTAGATTCAAAGCTAGAAACGGGTATTGAACATCAGGAGCTT TGCTCACTCTTGTCACTCGGGGGAAAGGTGAAGGACAGTCACATCTCTGTTCTAATTAATGCTGGCGTCCTT GATGGACTTGTAACTAAACCTTCTCAGTCACATATGGTGGTAATGGTTGAACAACAACATTGGCTATCACAATGGGCTCCAATAGAGACACATGAAAGACTGGATGCACCCTGCTATCCTCGGAAATATCAATCTATAAGCCACTTCTCTAATCTTCTCAATAATTTCATATGGACCATACTATCTCGGACTAAGTTTCTGGTTAGTTCCCTTGGCCAACTTCTTCAATTTGTATGGTTGTATCTTCAAATACACAACATCCCCAACCTTATACTCCactccttttctatttttttcagCATGTTGCTTCATCCGATTTTGGGACTGCACCAG GGAAGAAAGGAAATTATTTCTCTTCTCAGCCGTCGTAGATATAAAGAGATGATGTTGTCCTCTTTGGAAAAGAAGCGTCTTCGAACGTCTCCACTTGATGTGAGATTTCATCTTCGTGATTTGATTGGTTCAGGTCATCTCAGAACTGACCAGGCTCCAACTGGTTTAATCATTAGAGTCTCAAAAGATTAG
- the LOC108326007 gene encoding uncharacterized protein LOC108326007 isoform X1, giving the protein MEKFPESSSKGTKRRRDEDSDAGNTSSLEDDLTFTDTSVALRIMRAQFPHIQKGSVEPFILKSQLYSSVKDRTQVDRELESLRRDKVLRLFKLNTGQDDHAVMFLDDYLNQIDRVVKRMEGKKVEEYEVFGWLKTHVLDSKLETGIEHQELCSLLSLGGKVKDSHISVLINAGVLDGLVTKPSQSHMVVMVEQQHWLSQWAPIETHERLDAPCYPRKYQSISHFSNLLNNFIWTILSRTKFLVSSLGQLLQFVWLYLQIHNIPNLILHSFSIFFSMLLHPILGLHQTRQLIDPNMYWFSIPNIGSHLKGIVQGRKEIISLLSRRRYKEMMLSSLEKKRLRTSPLDVRFHLRDLIGSGHLRTDQAPTGLIIRVSKD; this is encoded by the exons ATGGAGAAATTTCCAGAATCTTCATCGAAAGGGACAAAACGCCGTCGAGATGAAGATTCCGACGCCGGAAATACATCCTCACTCG AGGACGATCTTACGTTCACCGATACGTCGGTTGCGCTTCGAATCATGCGAGCTCAGTTTCCCCACATTCAAAAG GGTTCGGTGGAGCCTTTTATATTGAAGTCACAATTGTATAGCAGTGTGAAGGACAGAACGCAAGTGGATAGGGAATTAGAG TCTCTGAGGAGGGACAAAGTTTTGCgtcttttcaaattaaatactGGACAGGACGATCATGCCGTAATGTTTTTGGATGACTACCTTAACCAG ATAGATCGTGTTGTGAAAAGAATGGAAGGAAAGAAAGTAGAGGAATATGAAGTTTTTGGGTGGTTGAAGACTCATGTTCTAGATTCAAAGCTAGAAACGGGTATTGAACATCAGGAGCTT TGCTCACTCTTGTCACTCGGGGGAAAGGTGAAGGACAGTCACATCTCTGTTCTAATTAATGCTGGCGTCCTT GATGGACTTGTAACTAAACCTTCTCAGTCACATATGGTGGTAATGGTTGAACAACAACATTGGCTATCACAATGGGCTCCAATAGAGACACATGAAAGACTGGATGCACCCTGCTATCCTCGGAAATATCAATCTATAAGCCACTTCTCTAATCTTCTCAATAATTTCATATGGACCATACTATCTCGGACTAAGTTTCTGGTTAGTTCCCTTGGCCAACTTCTTCAATTTGTATGGTTGTATCTTCAAATACACAACATCCCCAACCTTATACTCCactccttttctatttttttcagCATGTTGCTTCATCCGATTTTGGGACTGCACCAG ACTAGGCAACTTATTGATCCAAACATGTATTGGTTTTCAATTCCAAACATTGGCTCTCATCTCAAGGGTATTGTTCAG GGAAGAAAGGAAATTATTTCTCTTCTCAGCCGTCGTAGATATAAAGAGATGATGTTGTCCTCTTTGGAAAAGAAGCGTCTTCGAACGTCTCCACTTGATGTGAGATTTCATCTTCGTGATTTGATTGGTTCAGGTCATCTCAGAACTGACCAGGCTCCAACTGGTTTAATCATTAGAGTCTCAAAAGATTAG
- the LOC108326007 gene encoding uncharacterized protein LOC108326007 isoform X5, whose protein sequence is MFLDDYLNQIDRVVKRMEGKKVEEYEVFGWLKTHVLDSKLETGIEHQELCSLLSLGGKVKDSHISVLINAGVLDGLVTKPSQSHMVVMVEQQHWLSQWAPIETHERLDAPCYPRKYQSISHFSNLLNNFIWTILSRTKFLVSSLGQLLQFVWLYLQIHNIPNLILHSFSIFFSMLLHPILGLHQTRQLIDPNMYWFSIPNIGSHLKGIVQGRKEIISLLSRRRYKEMMLSSLEKKRLRTSPLDVRFHLRDLIGSGHLRTDQAPTGLIIRVSKD, encoded by the exons ATGTTTTTGGATGACTACCTTAACCAG ATAGATCGTGTTGTGAAAAGAATGGAAGGAAAGAAAGTAGAGGAATATGAAGTTTTTGGGTGGTTGAAGACTCATGTTCTAGATTCAAAGCTAGAAACGGGTATTGAACATCAGGAGCTT TGCTCACTCTTGTCACTCGGGGGAAAGGTGAAGGACAGTCACATCTCTGTTCTAATTAATGCTGGCGTCCTT GATGGACTTGTAACTAAACCTTCTCAGTCACATATGGTGGTAATGGTTGAACAACAACATTGGCTATCACAATGGGCTCCAATAGAGACACATGAAAGACTGGATGCACCCTGCTATCCTCGGAAATATCAATCTATAAGCCACTTCTCTAATCTTCTCAATAATTTCATATGGACCATACTATCTCGGACTAAGTTTCTGGTTAGTTCCCTTGGCCAACTTCTTCAATTTGTATGGTTGTATCTTCAAATACACAACATCCCCAACCTTATACTCCactccttttctatttttttcagCATGTTGCTTCATCCGATTTTGGGACTGCACCAG ACTAGGCAACTTATTGATCCAAACATGTATTGGTTTTCAATTCCAAACATTGGCTCTCATCTCAAGGGTATTGTTCAG GGAAGAAAGGAAATTATTTCTCTTCTCAGCCGTCGTAGATATAAAGAGATGATGTTGTCCTCTTTGGAAAAGAAGCGTCTTCGAACGTCTCCACTTGATGTGAGATTTCATCTTCGTGATTTGATTGGTTCAGGTCATCTCAGAACTGACCAGGCTCCAACTGGTTTAATCATTAGAGTCTCAAAAGATTAG
- the LOC108326007 gene encoding uncharacterized protein LOC108326007 isoform X9 has translation MEGKKVEEYEVFGWLKTHVLDSKLETGIEHQELCSLLSLGGKVKDSHISVLINAGVLDGLVTKPSQSHMVVMVEQQHWLSQWAPIETHERLDAPCYPRKYQSISHFSNLLNNFIWTILSRTKFLVSSLGQLLQFVWLYLQIHNIPNLILHSFSIFFSMLLHPILGLHQTRQLIDPNMYWFSIPNIGSHLKGIVQGRKEIISLLSRRRYKEMMLSSLEKKRLRTSPLDVRFHLRDLIGSGHLRTDQAPTGLIIRVSKD, from the exons ATGGAAGGAAAGAAAGTAGAGGAATATGAAGTTTTTGGGTGGTTGAAGACTCATGTTCTAGATTCAAAGCTAGAAACGGGTATTGAACATCAGGAGCTT TGCTCACTCTTGTCACTCGGGGGAAAGGTGAAGGACAGTCACATCTCTGTTCTAATTAATGCTGGCGTCCTT GATGGACTTGTAACTAAACCTTCTCAGTCACATATGGTGGTAATGGTTGAACAACAACATTGGCTATCACAATGGGCTCCAATAGAGACACATGAAAGACTGGATGCACCCTGCTATCCTCGGAAATATCAATCTATAAGCCACTTCTCTAATCTTCTCAATAATTTCATATGGACCATACTATCTCGGACTAAGTTTCTGGTTAGTTCCCTTGGCCAACTTCTTCAATTTGTATGGTTGTATCTTCAAATACACAACATCCCCAACCTTATACTCCactccttttctatttttttcagCATGTTGCTTCATCCGATTTTGGGACTGCACCAG ACTAGGCAACTTATTGATCCAAACATGTATTGGTTTTCAATTCCAAACATTGGCTCTCATCTCAAGGGTATTGTTCAG GGAAGAAAGGAAATTATTTCTCTTCTCAGCCGTCGTAGATATAAAGAGATGATGTTGTCCTCTTTGGAAAAGAAGCGTCTTCGAACGTCTCCACTTGATGTGAGATTTCATCTTCGTGATTTGATTGGTTCAGGTCATCTCAGAACTGACCAGGCTCCAACTGGTTTAATCATTAGAGTCTCAAAAGATTAG
- the LOC108326007 gene encoding uncharacterized protein LOC108326007 isoform X11: MEKFPESSSKGTKRRRDEDSDAGNTSSLEDDLTFTDTSVALRIMRAQFPHIQKGSVEPFILKSQLYSSVKDRTQVDRELESLRRDKVLRLFKLNTGQDDHAVMFLDDYLNQIDRVVKRMEGKKVEEYEVFGWLKTHVLDSKLETGIEHQELCSLLSLGGKVKDSHISVLINAGVLGRKEIISLLSRRRYKEMMLSSLEKKRLRTSPLDVRFHLRDLIGSGHLRTDQAPTGLIIRVSKD; the protein is encoded by the exons ATGGAGAAATTTCCAGAATCTTCATCGAAAGGGACAAAACGCCGTCGAGATGAAGATTCCGACGCCGGAAATACATCCTCACTCG AGGACGATCTTACGTTCACCGATACGTCGGTTGCGCTTCGAATCATGCGAGCTCAGTTTCCCCACATTCAAAAG GGTTCGGTGGAGCCTTTTATATTGAAGTCACAATTGTATAGCAGTGTGAAGGACAGAACGCAAGTGGATAGGGAATTAGAG TCTCTGAGGAGGGACAAAGTTTTGCgtcttttcaaattaaatactGGACAGGACGATCATGCCGTAATGTTTTTGGATGACTACCTTAACCAG ATAGATCGTGTTGTGAAAAGAATGGAAGGAAAGAAAGTAGAGGAATATGAAGTTTTTGGGTGGTTGAAGACTCATGTTCTAGATTCAAAGCTAGAAACGGGTATTGAACATCAGGAGCTT TGCTCACTCTTGTCACTCGGGGGAAAGGTGAAGGACAGTCACATCTCTGTTCTAATTAATGCTGGCGTCCTT GGAAGAAAGGAAATTATTTCTCTTCTCAGCCGTCGTAGATATAAAGAGATGATGTTGTCCTCTTTGGAAAAGAAGCGTCTTCGAACGTCTCCACTTGATGTGAGATTTCATCTTCGTGATTTGATTGGTTCAGGTCATCTCAGAACTGACCAGGCTCCAACTGGTTTAATCATTAGAGTCTCAAAAGATTAG
- the LOC108326007 gene encoding uncharacterized protein LOC108326007 isoform X7: MEKFPESSSKGTKRRRDEDSDAGNTSSLEDDLTFTDTSVALRIMRAQFPHIQKGSVEPFILKSQLYSSVKDRTQVDRELESLRRDKVLRLFKLNTGQDDHAVMFLDDYLNQIDRVVKRMEGKKVEEYEVFGWLKTHVLDSKLETGIEHQELCSLLSLGGKVKDSHISVLINAGVLTRQLIDPNMYWFSIPNIGSHLKGIVQGRKEIISLLSRRRYKEMMLSSLEKKRLRTSPLDVRFHLRDLIGSGHLRTDQAPTGLIIRVSKD, encoded by the exons ATGGAGAAATTTCCAGAATCTTCATCGAAAGGGACAAAACGCCGTCGAGATGAAGATTCCGACGCCGGAAATACATCCTCACTCG AGGACGATCTTACGTTCACCGATACGTCGGTTGCGCTTCGAATCATGCGAGCTCAGTTTCCCCACATTCAAAAG GGTTCGGTGGAGCCTTTTATATTGAAGTCACAATTGTATAGCAGTGTGAAGGACAGAACGCAAGTGGATAGGGAATTAGAG TCTCTGAGGAGGGACAAAGTTTTGCgtcttttcaaattaaatactGGACAGGACGATCATGCCGTAATGTTTTTGGATGACTACCTTAACCAG ATAGATCGTGTTGTGAAAAGAATGGAAGGAAAGAAAGTAGAGGAATATGAAGTTTTTGGGTGGTTGAAGACTCATGTTCTAGATTCAAAGCTAGAAACGGGTATTGAACATCAGGAGCTT TGCTCACTCTTGTCACTCGGGGGAAAGGTGAAGGACAGTCACATCTCTGTTCTAATTAATGCTGGCGTCCTT ACTAGGCAACTTATTGATCCAAACATGTATTGGTTTTCAATTCCAAACATTGGCTCTCATCTCAAGGGTATTGTTCAG GGAAGAAAGGAAATTATTTCTCTTCTCAGCCGTCGTAGATATAAAGAGATGATGTTGTCCTCTTTGGAAAAGAAGCGTCTTCGAACGTCTCCACTTGATGTGAGATTTCATCTTCGTGATTTGATTGGTTCAGGTCATCTCAGAACTGACCAGGCTCCAACTGGTTTAATCATTAGAGTCTCAAAAGATTAG
- the LOC108326007 gene encoding uncharacterized protein LOC108326007 isoform X12, whose amino-acid sequence MEKFPESSSKGTKRRRDEDSDAGNTSSLEDDLTFTDTSVALRIMRAQFPHIQKGSVEPFILKSQLYSSVKDRTQVDRELESLRRDKVLRLFKLNTGQDDHAVMFLDDYLNQCSLLSLGGKVKDSHISVLINAGVLTRQLIDPNMYWFSIPNIGSHLKGIVQGRKEIISLLSRRRYKEMMLSSLEKKRLRTSPLDVRFHLRDLIGSGHLRTDQAPTGLIIRVSKD is encoded by the exons ATGGAGAAATTTCCAGAATCTTCATCGAAAGGGACAAAACGCCGTCGAGATGAAGATTCCGACGCCGGAAATACATCCTCACTCG AGGACGATCTTACGTTCACCGATACGTCGGTTGCGCTTCGAATCATGCGAGCTCAGTTTCCCCACATTCAAAAG GGTTCGGTGGAGCCTTTTATATTGAAGTCACAATTGTATAGCAGTGTGAAGGACAGAACGCAAGTGGATAGGGAATTAGAG TCTCTGAGGAGGGACAAAGTTTTGCgtcttttcaaattaaatactGGACAGGACGATCATGCCGTAATGTTTTTGGATGACTACCTTAACCAG TGCTCACTCTTGTCACTCGGGGGAAAGGTGAAGGACAGTCACATCTCTGTTCTAATTAATGCTGGCGTCCTT ACTAGGCAACTTATTGATCCAAACATGTATTGGTTTTCAATTCCAAACATTGGCTCTCATCTCAAGGGTATTGTTCAG GGAAGAAAGGAAATTATTTCTCTTCTCAGCCGTCGTAGATATAAAGAGATGATGTTGTCCTCTTTGGAAAAGAAGCGTCTTCGAACGTCTCCACTTGATGTGAGATTTCATCTTCGTGATTTGATTGGTTCAGGTCATCTCAGAACTGACCAGGCTCCAACTGGTTTAATCATTAGAGTCTCAAAAGATTAG
- the LOC108326007 gene encoding uncharacterized protein LOC108326007 isoform X6 has translation MEKFPESSSKGTKRRRDEDSDAGNTSSLEDDLTFTDTSVALRIMRAQFPHIQKGSVEPFILKSQLYSSVKDRTQVDRELESLRRDKVLRLFKLNTGQDDHAVMFLDDYLNQIDRVVKRMEGKKVEEYEVFGWLKTHVLDSKLETGIEHQELCSLLSLGGKVKDSHISVLINAGVLDGLVTKPSQSHMVVMVEQQHWLSQWAPIETHERLDAPCYPRKYQSISHFSNLLNNFIWTILSRTKFLHVASSDFGTAPGKKGNYFSSQPS, from the exons ATGGAGAAATTTCCAGAATCTTCATCGAAAGGGACAAAACGCCGTCGAGATGAAGATTCCGACGCCGGAAATACATCCTCACTCG AGGACGATCTTACGTTCACCGATACGTCGGTTGCGCTTCGAATCATGCGAGCTCAGTTTCCCCACATTCAAAAG GGTTCGGTGGAGCCTTTTATATTGAAGTCACAATTGTATAGCAGTGTGAAGGACAGAACGCAAGTGGATAGGGAATTAGAG TCTCTGAGGAGGGACAAAGTTTTGCgtcttttcaaattaaatactGGACAGGACGATCATGCCGTAATGTTTTTGGATGACTACCTTAACCAG ATAGATCGTGTTGTGAAAAGAATGGAAGGAAAGAAAGTAGAGGAATATGAAGTTTTTGGGTGGTTGAAGACTCATGTTCTAGATTCAAAGCTAGAAACGGGTATTGAACATCAGGAGCTT TGCTCACTCTTGTCACTCGGGGGAAAGGTGAAGGACAGTCACATCTCTGTTCTAATTAATGCTGGCGTCCTT GATGGACTTGTAACTAAACCTTCTCAGTCACATATGGTGGTAATGGTTGAACAACAACATTGGCTATCACAATGGGCTCCAATAGAGACACATGAAAGACTGGATGCACCCTGCTATCCTCGGAAATATCAATCTATAAGCCACTTCTCTAATCTTCTCAATAATTTCATATGGACCATACTATCTCGGACTAAGTTTCTG CATGTTGCTTCATCCGATTTTGGGACTGCACCAG GGAAGAAAGGAAATTATTTCTCTTCTCAGCCGTCGTAG
- the LOC108326007 gene encoding uncharacterized protein LOC108326007 isoform X10, which yields MEKFPESSSKGTKRRRDEDSDAGNTSSLEDDLTFTDTSVALRIMRAQFPHIQKGSVEPFILKSQLYSSVKDRTQVDRELESLRRDKVLRLFKLNTGQDDHAVMFLDDYLNQIDRVVKRMEGKKVEEYEVFGWLKTHVLDSKLETGIEHQELCSLLSLGGKVKDSHISVLINAGVLDGLVTKPSQSHMVVMVEQQHWLSQWAPIETHERLDAPCYPRKYQSISHFSNLLNNFIWTILSRTKFLHVASSDFGTAPD from the exons ATGGAGAAATTTCCAGAATCTTCATCGAAAGGGACAAAACGCCGTCGAGATGAAGATTCCGACGCCGGAAATACATCCTCACTCG AGGACGATCTTACGTTCACCGATACGTCGGTTGCGCTTCGAATCATGCGAGCTCAGTTTCCCCACATTCAAAAG GGTTCGGTGGAGCCTTTTATATTGAAGTCACAATTGTATAGCAGTGTGAAGGACAGAACGCAAGTGGATAGGGAATTAGAG TCTCTGAGGAGGGACAAAGTTTTGCgtcttttcaaattaaatactGGACAGGACGATCATGCCGTAATGTTTTTGGATGACTACCTTAACCAG ATAGATCGTGTTGTGAAAAGAATGGAAGGAAAGAAAGTAGAGGAATATGAAGTTTTTGGGTGGTTGAAGACTCATGTTCTAGATTCAAAGCTAGAAACGGGTATTGAACATCAGGAGCTT TGCTCACTCTTGTCACTCGGGGGAAAGGTGAAGGACAGTCACATCTCTGTTCTAATTAATGCTGGCGTCCTT GATGGACTTGTAACTAAACCTTCTCAGTCACATATGGTGGTAATGGTTGAACAACAACATTGGCTATCACAATGGGCTCCAATAGAGACACATGAAAGACTGGATGCACCCTGCTATCCTCGGAAATATCAATCTATAAGCCACTTCTCTAATCTTCTCAATAATTTCATATGGACCATACTATCTCGGACTAAGTTTCTG CATGTTGCTTCATCCGATTTTGGGACTGCACCAG ACTAG
- the LOC108326007 gene encoding uncharacterized protein LOC108326007 isoform X4 yields MEKFPESSSKGTKRRRDEDSDAGNTSSLEDDLTFTDTSVALRIMRAQFPHIQKGSVEPFILKSQLYSSVKDRTQVDRELESLRRDKVLRLFKLNTGQDDHAVMFLDDYLNQIDRVVKRMEGKKVEEYEVFGWLKTHVLDSKLETGIEHQELCSLLSLGGKVKDSHISVLINAGVLDGLVTKPSQSHMVVMVEQQHWLSQWAPIETHERLDAPCYPRKYQSISHFSNLLNNFIWTILSRTKFLVSSLGQLLQFVWLYLQIHNIPNLILHSFSIFFSMLLHPILGLHQEEVYDQPLVFLLLVILVLFVNFIGLSLV; encoded by the exons ATGGAGAAATTTCCAGAATCTTCATCGAAAGGGACAAAACGCCGTCGAGATGAAGATTCCGACGCCGGAAATACATCCTCACTCG AGGACGATCTTACGTTCACCGATACGTCGGTTGCGCTTCGAATCATGCGAGCTCAGTTTCCCCACATTCAAAAG GGTTCGGTGGAGCCTTTTATATTGAAGTCACAATTGTATAGCAGTGTGAAGGACAGAACGCAAGTGGATAGGGAATTAGAG TCTCTGAGGAGGGACAAAGTTTTGCgtcttttcaaattaaatactGGACAGGACGATCATGCCGTAATGTTTTTGGATGACTACCTTAACCAG ATAGATCGTGTTGTGAAAAGAATGGAAGGAAAGAAAGTAGAGGAATATGAAGTTTTTGGGTGGTTGAAGACTCATGTTCTAGATTCAAAGCTAGAAACGGGTATTGAACATCAGGAGCTT TGCTCACTCTTGTCACTCGGGGGAAAGGTGAAGGACAGTCACATCTCTGTTCTAATTAATGCTGGCGTCCTT GATGGACTTGTAACTAAACCTTCTCAGTCACATATGGTGGTAATGGTTGAACAACAACATTGGCTATCACAATGGGCTCCAATAGAGACACATGAAAGACTGGATGCACCCTGCTATCCTCGGAAATATCAATCTATAAGCCACTTCTCTAATCTTCTCAATAATTTCATATGGACCATACTATCTCGGACTAAGTTTCTGGTTAGTTCCCTTGGCCAACTTCTTCAATTTGTATGGTTGTATCTTCAAATACACAACATCCCCAACCTTATACTCCactccttttctatttttttcagCATGTTGCTTCATCCGATTTTGGGACTGCACCAG GAAGAAGTTTATGATCAACCCCTGGTTTTCTTGCTCCTGGTGATTCTTGTCTTGTTTGTAAACTTCATTGGTCTCTCTTTGGTTTGA
- the LOC108326007 gene encoding uncharacterized protein LOC108326007 isoform X8 produces MEKFPESSSKGTKRRRDEDSDAGNTSSLEDDLTFTDTSVALRIMRAQFPHIQKGSVEPFILKSQLYSSVKDRTQVDRELESLRRDKVLRLFKLNTGQDDHAVMFLDDYLNQIDRVVKRMEGKKVEEYEVFGWLKTHVLDSKLETGIEHQELCSLLSLGGKVKDSHISVLINAGVLDGLVTKPSQSHMVVMVEQQHWLSQWAPIETHERLDAPCYPRKYQSISHFSNLLNNFIWTILSRTKFLHVASSDFGTAPGRSL; encoded by the exons ATGGAGAAATTTCCAGAATCTTCATCGAAAGGGACAAAACGCCGTCGAGATGAAGATTCCGACGCCGGAAATACATCCTCACTCG AGGACGATCTTACGTTCACCGATACGTCGGTTGCGCTTCGAATCATGCGAGCTCAGTTTCCCCACATTCAAAAG GGTTCGGTGGAGCCTTTTATATTGAAGTCACAATTGTATAGCAGTGTGAAGGACAGAACGCAAGTGGATAGGGAATTAGAG TCTCTGAGGAGGGACAAAGTTTTGCgtcttttcaaattaaatactGGACAGGACGATCATGCCGTAATGTTTTTGGATGACTACCTTAACCAG ATAGATCGTGTTGTGAAAAGAATGGAAGGAAAGAAAGTAGAGGAATATGAAGTTTTTGGGTGGTTGAAGACTCATGTTCTAGATTCAAAGCTAGAAACGGGTATTGAACATCAGGAGCTT TGCTCACTCTTGTCACTCGGGGGAAAGGTGAAGGACAGTCACATCTCTGTTCTAATTAATGCTGGCGTCCTT GATGGACTTGTAACTAAACCTTCTCAGTCACATATGGTGGTAATGGTTGAACAACAACATTGGCTATCACAATGGGCTCCAATAGAGACACATGAAAGACTGGATGCACCCTGCTATCCTCGGAAATATCAATCTATAAGCCACTTCTCTAATCTTCTCAATAATTTCATATGGACCATACTATCTCGGACTAAGTTTCTG CATGTTGCTTCATCCGATTTTGGGACTGCACCAG GAAGAAGTTTATGA